TATAACTGTCAATAACAACCATCCTTCCACCACAACTTCTACCAGCAACCGAACCAACCACACCTCTCCTTTCTTATAGCGGCTTCCACGCCAAGAAGAAATACATTGGTGTGAATATCTCTTTCCTGCCACACAAGTTTACACGGTAAATAAATATCAGTAATCTTGTCGGAAAATATGTCCTTTAAACGATcgtttcagttttttttttttaaattaagatCAAATGTTATTAAAAGATTATAGTAAGTTCTCACTTTCCACCAGCAACAAGCCCTTCTGCAGCTTTCTCTAAGAAGGATTGAACCCTTTGGCTTCCTTTAGGGGCAAGTCCCACATATTCTAGACCCATAACCTGTTAAAGAAAAACACATCAATGCACTAATCTTTTTGTTCAATAAAAAGattattttaaatttttatatgaaaaacatACCATATTTTTAGTAATAAAGCGTCCGACAGCTGTGAGACGGAAACTGCTAAGAGAGAAATGACTTGTATCCAAAGGCAAGTACCATGGAAGTGGTGAATCTTTTGCAAGATCATTTTCCCATATAACCTTAATACCGAAAAAAATATGTCACgttattttcaaaaataaaaggATTAAAAAATATTATTGTGTTCTACTCACCTCAAAGCCTGCTTCTTTTAGAGCTGCGAGACATTGCCTAGTCGATCTTATGTCTGGTAGGCCATCACCAATCTCAATTTCTGCCTGTTTGTtcccaaaaaaatatataaatattattattattctgtctttgaaaaaaaaacaagtgGCAGAAAATTTAATGCATACATGATATAACCTCCTAAATCGTATAATTCAATATATTTGGATTAATGTTGTAATAAAATTGTTTTTCTGATTATCAATAGCGCGTTAAGTATTTGTAACATTTTTATCTAGCATATTAACCCCTCATGTTTACTAACATTAtatacctatatgctacatagcgaataatGACAAATAGCAggcgctattttataaatagtgaTACACTAGataaaattttttgaaaattttatatgtatattatatcaaaatacccttgtatataCACTATTTTACGTggatatttaacaaaaacctaaaatccaactattttatagctatatttaatcgctacttaaaattaacaaaataaaataaaaactaaaatccCGCTTTTTATGACTAAATACCCTGTAGCGACCTTCGACCTATACGCTACGCTATTCACTATAGCGACCGCTATTGACGACTATGACTAACAGGTTTAATCAACTTGTTGTATAGACTTATAGATGCATGAATTTGAATCTCGGTGCTTCAAAATTACAAATAATTGAGCCATTGAGGTCAAACTTAGGTTGTTTAAAATCTAAAATGTAGCACTGTATACCTTGATTTTTTGGTGCTCTTGGTTATTGGGGTCAAACGCATCAGTCATGCACCACTCATATGCAGCAAATGATTGACCAGGCTTCAATACTCTGTATATCTCTTTGTAGCATCCAACCTTCAGTCAGATATGAGTAATAtagtaaataaaaccaaaataCAAGAATGAGTAATAtagtaaataaaaccaaaataCACGAGATAGCAAATGCCAAAATGAATTAAAATCATAAGCTCTGAAAAATATATATACCGCATCTGGAGCGTGGCACGTAGCCTCAATTGCATACACTGCATCAAAACTGTTATCAGAAAATGGCATCTTCATGAAATCAGCCTGTAACAATTTTAGACAACAATATTACAATCAGGTACCTTGTCCAGTTGTACCAAACCTATATACATGGTTACAAATATGTTACATAAAATATTTGATAGAAACTGACCTTTGTAAAGTCACAGGTCCGGTCAACCCCTGCAACTCGGTTGAGTGCCTAAATACAATTTAGAAATATTAGATTTCTGAAATCCATCTTACTAACTAATTAGTATCATAAAAGGATTTTACCTTTCCTCTTGTAATCTGATATTCGTTATTGTTTATGCCCATTACAGATGTGGAGCTGCCACAAGTTGACCCGAATCAAATACTTGAAAAAGATAACCATAATTGTAATTTATGAGAGAACAAATCAATTACCTAAATCGAGAAATCTCCCTCAGTGGCCCACCAATTCCACATCCTACATCCAACACCTTTCGAAAACAGAGCAAAACAAAGTTTGAATATCTTAATACAAACATTCAACAGTTAAGTGTCAATTATACGATTAATCAGATAAGTAGGAATAGactaaaatatattaatataagaCCTTATGTCCAGGCTTCAAGCCTAGCTGTAATGCAAGAAAATGTTCATGTCGCTTAATGCTCTCACGAAGTGATTCCCCTTTCCATCTGCAAATTAAAATGAATATAGTCTTTAGcactgaaaaag
This is a stretch of genomic DNA from Helianthus annuus cultivar XRQ/B chromosome 16, HanXRQr2.0-SUNRISE, whole genome shotgun sequence. It encodes these proteins:
- the LOC110918161 gene encoding cycloartenol-C-24-methyltransferase, with translation MSKAGAFDLASGLGGKIEKDDVLSAVDKYEKYHSDFGGAEEDRKANYTDMVNKYYDLVTSFYEYGWGESFHFAPRWKGESLRESIKRHEHFLALQLGLKPGHKVLDVGCGIGGPLREISRFSSTSVMGINNNEYQITRGKALNRVAGVDRTCDFTKADFMKMPFSDNSFDAVYAIEATCHAPDAVGCYKEIYRVLKPGQSFAAYEWCMTDAFDPNNQEHQKIKAEIEIGDGLPDIRSTRQCLAALKEAGFEVIWENDLAKDSPLPWYLPLDTSHFSLSSFRLTAVGRFITKNMVMGLEYVGLAPKGSQRVQSFLEKAAEGLVAGGKKEIFTPMYFFLAWKPL